DNA sequence from the Streptomyces sp. NBC_01497 genome:
TTCCGCGTCGACGTCGCCTACTCCGGCGTGCCCCAGTACGTCACGGACCCCGACGGCTCGGCGGACGGCTGGATCACCACGGACGACGGCGCCTTCGTCGCCGGTGAGCCGCAGGGCGCCATGTCGTGGTTCCCGTCCGACAACAACCCACTGGACAAGGCCTCGTACAGCTTCCGGGTCACCGTGCCCGCCGGGTACACGGCCGTCTGCAACGGTGTGCTCGACGCGCAGCACACGCGGGGCGGGAAGACGACCTTCCAGTGGCGGCAGGACCAGCCGATGGCGAGCTACCTCGCCACGGCCACGGTCGGCAGGTTCGATGTCCAGCGCTACACCACGGCCTCCGGGATCCCGGTGTACAACGCCGTCGATCCGCGTGAGGCGGCCGGCGCGGCTCCCGCGCTCGCGAAGATCCCCGAGATCCTCGACTGGGAGACGAAGCTCTTCGGCCCGTACCCCTTCTCGGCCGCCGGGGCGATCGTCGACGACGCGCACGACGTCGGGTACGCCCTGGAGACGCAGACCCGGCCGATCTACGACCGGGCGCCCGACGTCAGCACGGTCGTCCACGAGACGGCCCACCAGTGGTTCGGTGACTCCGTCAGCCTGACCAGCTGGAAGGACATCTGGCTCAACGAGGGGTTCGCGACCTACGCCGAGTGGCTCTGGCAGGAGCAGCACGGGGGTGACACCGCGCAGGCGACCTTCGACCACTACGACGGGCTCCCGGCGACCGACAGCCTCTGGGACTTCCCCTCGGCCGACCCCGGCAACGGTGCCAACATCTTCGCCTCGCCCGTCTACACGCGCGGCGCGATGGCCCTGCAGGAACTGCGCGACGCCGTCGGCGACAAGGACTTCTTCGCCATTCTCAAGGCGTGGGCACGCGAGCACCGTTACGGCAACGGCACGACCGGCCAGTTCGTCGCGCTGAGCGAACACCTGTCGGGCAAGCACCTCGGGACGCTGTTCCACACCTGGCTGTACACGGCGGGCAAGCCCGCGACCTCGTAGCGGACAGCGCCGGTGCGTACCGCGCGCACGCGCCGCGACGGGCCGACGGCGGCGGGCCCCGGGCCTGTTCCGGGTCCGCCCCGCCGTGGGCCCCTCCCCCTCGTCCCTGGTTCGTGCCTCCTGTGCGCGCGGCGGCCGGGACAGCGGCGCGCCGCCCACGCCGGGGCGGGGCGGGAGCGTGTCAGGGCAGCAGGGGGAGCTTCTTGACAATCTTGTCCACGCGGTTGCGCGGCCCGACGATGCTGACCGCGTAGTAGTCGAGGGCATCGCCGGCCGTCTCCCCGACCGAGTCCAGGTACTCCGAGTAGACCCGGGTGTGCTGGGCGGCGGCGG
Encoded proteins:
- a CDS encoding M1 family metallopeptidase; the encoded protein is MTTVGTAAADSGGGHGAPGQGDPYFPLSGNGGYTVRHYDLDLGYEPATKKLTGDATVTARAGQALAAFDLDLSGLTVNRVRVDGRTAHWTRHGQELVVTPPHALRKGATFRVDVAYSGVPQYVTDPDGSADGWITTDDGAFVAGEPQGAMSWFPSDNNPLDKASYSFRVTVPAGYTAVCNGVLDAQHTRGGKTTFQWRQDQPMASYLATATVGRFDVQRYTTASGIPVYNAVDPREAAGAAPALAKIPEILDWETKLFGPYPFSAAGAIVDDAHDVGYALETQTRPIYDRAPDVSTVVHETAHQWFGDSVSLTSWKDIWLNEGFATYAEWLWQEQHGGDTAQATFDHYDGLPATDSLWDFPSADPGNGANIFASPVYTRGAMALQELRDAVGDKDFFAILKAWAREHRYGNGTTGQFVALSEHLSGKHLGTLFHTWLYTAGKPATS